A region of Selenomonadales bacterium DNA encodes the following proteins:
- a CDS encoding YhcH/YjgK/YiaL family protein yields the protein VGRYEIDGDDIFFMVSEYETKAPSDLKAETHSEYIDIQFLVSGRELIGWAQKEEGYPYEYLDEKGNDAVFYAAVPNESFVLLGADCYAVLTENDIHRPCCQVGASAPVKKIVAKVRKTLVL from the coding sequence CCGTCGGCCGTTATGAGATAGACGGAGATGACATCTTCTTCATGGTGTCGGAATACGAAACGAAAGCGCCGTCCGACCTCAAGGCAGAAACGCACAGCGAATATATCGATATCCAGTTCCTCGTCAGTGGCAGAGAGCTGATCGGCTGGGCACAGAAGGAAGAAGGCTATCCGTACGAGTACCTCGACGAGAAAGGCAATGATGCCGTATTCTACGCAGCAGTGCCGAACGAATCGTTCGTTCTGCTCGGCGCAGACTGCTATGCTGTCCTGACGGAAAACGATATCCATCGTCCGTGCTGTCAAGTCGGTGCGAGTGCACCTGTTAAAAAAATCGTAGCCAAAGTAAGAAAAACGCTCGTTTTATAA
- the speD gene encoding adenosylmethionine decarboxylase gives MEIKEIKKLKLYGFNNLTKSLSFNMYDICYAKTPEHRREYIEYIDEQYNAQRLTGILTEVANIIGANILNIAKQDYEPQGASVTILISEGPVEPVSDAVVCHLDKSHITVHTYPESHPEKGISTFRADIDVSTCGEISPLKALNYLLEQFCSDIVTIDYRVRGFTRDVNGRKLFIDHKINSIQNYIDSKKRTKYQMLDVNVYQENIFHTKMLLKEFDLDNYLFGTPKNELTTHEKRKIKQSLKKEMAEIFYGRNIPKV, from the coding sequence ATGGAAATCAAGGAGATCAAAAAACTGAAATTATACGGGTTCAATAACCTGACGAAATCGCTCAGTTTCAATATGTACGATATTTGTTATGCGAAAACGCCCGAGCATCGCAGAGAATATATCGAGTATATCGACGAGCAGTACAATGCACAGCGTTTGACGGGTATATTGACAGAGGTTGCCAACATTATCGGGGCGAATATCCTCAATATTGCGAAGCAAGACTATGAACCGCAAGGTGCCAGTGTAACGATATTGATTTCGGAAGGGCCGGTTGAGCCTGTGTCGGACGCTGTCGTCTGCCATCTCGATAAGAGCCATATCACCGTACACACGTATCCCGAAAGTCATCCCGAGAAGGGCATCAGCACCTTCCGTGCCGATATCGATGTATCGACCTGCGGTGAGATCTCGCCGCTCAAAGCACTCAATTATCTGTTAGAGCAGTTCTGCTCGGATATCGTAACCATCGACTATCGCGTACGCGGCTTTACGCGCGACGTGAACGGCCGCAAGCTGTTCATCGACCATAAGATCAACTCGATCCAGAATTATATCGACTCGAAAAAACGTACCAAATATCAGATGCTCGACGTGAACGTATATCAGGAAAACATCTTCCATACGAAGATGCTCTTGAAAGAATTCGATCTCGATAACTACTTGTTCGGCACACCGAAAAACGAGTTGACGACACACGAAAAACGTAAGATCAAACAGAGCCTGAAAAAAGAAATGGCAGAGATCTTCTACGGCAGAAATATTCCGAAGGTCTAA
- a CDS encoding phosphoribosylformylglycinamidine synthase yields MSNVRRIFVEKKAGFDIPAQELFKDLKESLSLEGLEGVRIIQRYDVQGISEEEYQKARGIVFSEPTVDTVYDEEIEIDDKDFVFAVEPLPGQYDQRADSAAQCVQLISQKDRPIIVTARVIILSGSLTADEVAKVKAYCINAVEAREAALEKPEDLDLRSEVPADVAKLTDFTTWSEERLAAFHKETGLAMSLADLAFCQAYFRDEEDRDPTITEIKVIDTYWSDHCRHTTFSTKITDIAFEDGAFNAPVQEAYKGYQGARDYVYGETDRPMTLMDMACIGTKQLKKQGKVEDLDASDEINACSIVTKADINGKEEDWLVMFKNETHNHPTEIEPFGGAATCLGGAIRDPLSGRSYIYQAMRVTGSGDPRASIDDTLPGKLPQKKITTTAAAGYSSYGNQIGLATGQVQELYHQGYIAKRMEIGAVIAAAPKENVVREKPQKGDVVILVGGRTGRDGCGGATGSSKEHTEESLTTCGAEVQKGNPPTERKIQRLFRNPIVSRMIKRCNDFGAGGVSVSIGELTDGLVIDLDKVPKKYEGLDGTELAISESQERMSCVVDGANAEEFIRYAQEENLEATVVAHVTDDARLEIFWRGNHVVNLSRAFLDTNGVQQQTKVNIAAPSADSYLRSFPKPQTAEETEKEWLALLADLNACSQKGLVERFDSTIGASTVLMPFGGKYQMTPPEGMVAKLPVLSGDTSTATAMTFGCNPHLLSWSPFHGALYAVVESVAKMVALGGRRETIRLTFQEYFEKLGTDTKRWGKPTAALLGGLYAQQKFEIPAIGGKDSMSGTFNDLDVPPTLASFAVNVMPASRAISPEFKAAGNRLALVKARIDDKDMVDFTQLNAIYERVADLIADGKIISASALRFGGVALAATKMALGNRIGAELTVAKEDLFAPLYGSMFVELAAGETTALFDGLDAEVVDAGQTIAEEELRAHGFVLPLAKAEAVWTAPLEKIFPTQAKAEEKVPTLALSDKVGKAHSNIHVAKPRVFIPVFPGINCEYDTAKAFENAGALAETFVVKNLTPQAVEESIEAMVRAINKAQILMLPGGFSAGDEPDGSGKFIAAMLRNPRIKEAITELLENRDGLMLGICNGFQALIKLGLVPYGKIVDLTPDMPTLTYNNIGRHVSCMVQTKVVSKLSPWLSGVELGSTHSIAVSHGEGRFVAPQAVIDQLRANGQIATQYVDFDGNPANMIPFNPNGSMEAIEGITSPDGRVLGKMGHSERLGTHVAKNIPGDKDQQIFASGVRYFL; encoded by the coding sequence GTGAGCAACGTAAGACGTATTTTTGTTGAGAAAAAAGCCGGCTTCGACATTCCTGCACAGGAATTGTTCAAAGACCTCAAAGAAAGCCTCAGCCTCGAAGGCCTTGAAGGCGTTCGCATCATCCAGCGCTACGATGTGCAGGGTATCAGCGAAGAAGAATATCAGAAAGCACGCGGTATCGTGTTCTCCGAACCGACCGTTGACACCGTATATGACGAAGAGATCGAGATCGATGACAAAGACTTCGTGTTCGCAGTAGAACCGCTCCCGGGTCAGTATGACCAGCGCGCAGACTCCGCGGCACAGTGCGTACAGCTCATCTCGCAGAAAGACCGCCCCATCATCGTGACGGCGCGCGTCATCATCTTGTCGGGTTCGCTTACGGCAGACGAAGTGGCAAAAGTAAAAGCGTACTGCATCAACGCAGTCGAAGCGCGTGAAGCCGCTCTCGAAAAACCGGAAGACCTCGACCTCAGATCCGAAGTTCCCGCAGATGTGGCAAAACTCACGGACTTCACGACGTGGAGCGAAGAAAGACTTGCCGCATTCCACAAAGAAACGGGTCTTGCGATGAGCCTTGCAGACCTCGCGTTCTGTCAGGCATACTTCCGCGACGAAGAAGACCGCGACCCGACTATTACAGAAATTAAAGTAATCGACACGTACTGGTCCGACCATTGCCGTCATACGACGTTCTCGACGAAAATTACCGACATCGCGTTCGAAGACGGTGCGTTTAATGCACCTGTGCAGGAAGCATACAAAGGCTACCAAGGCGCACGTGACTATGTATATGGTGAAACAGACCGTCCGATGACGCTGATGGACATGGCTTGCATCGGTACGAAACAGCTTAAAAAACAGGGCAAAGTCGAAGACCTCGACGCGTCCGATGAGATCAACGCTTGCAGTATCGTGACGAAAGCCGACATCAATGGCAAAGAAGAAGACTGGCTCGTCATGTTCAAAAACGAAACGCACAACCACCCGACGGAGATCGAACCGTTCGGCGGTGCGGCAACGTGCCTCGGCGGTGCTATCCGCGACCCGCTCTCGGGCCGTTCCTACATCTATCAGGCAATGCGCGTAACCGGTTCGGGCGATCCGCGTGCGTCGATCGACGATACGCTCCCGGGCAAGCTCCCGCAGAAAAAAATCACGACGACGGCGGCCGCAGGTTACAGCTCCTACGGTAACCAGATCGGTCTTGCGACGGGTCAGGTACAAGAGCTCTATCACCAGGGCTATATCGCAAAACGTATGGAGATCGGTGCTGTTATCGCTGCCGCTCCGAAAGAAAATGTCGTCCGTGAAAAACCGCAGAAAGGTGACGTCGTTATCCTCGTCGGCGGTCGTACAGGCCGTGACGGCTGCGGCGGTGCAACAGGCTCGTCGAAAGAGCATACGGAAGAATCGCTCACGACGTGCGGTGCAGAAGTACAGAAAGGGAATCCGCCGACAGAACGTAAAATTCAGCGTCTGTTCCGCAACCCGATCGTCAGCCGCATGATCAAACGCTGCAACGACTTCGGTGCGGGCGGTGTATCCGTATCCATCGGTGAATTGACAGACGGTCTTGTCATCGACCTTGACAAAGTACCGAAAAAATATGAAGGCCTCGACGGCACGGAACTTGCGATCTCCGAATCGCAGGAACGTATGAGCTGTGTCGTAGACGGCGCAAACGCAGAAGAATTCATTCGTTATGCACAGGAAGAAAATCTCGAAGCAACGGTCGTTGCACACGTAACGGACGATGCTCGCCTCGAAATTTTCTGGCGCGGCAACCATGTCGTCAACCTTAGTCGTGCCTTCCTCGATACGAACGGCGTACAACAGCAGACGAAAGTCAACATCGCCGCTCCGTCGGCAGACAGCTATCTCAGAAGCTTCCCGAAACCGCAGACGGCAGAAGAAACGGAAAAAGAATGGCTCGCGCTTCTCGCCGACCTCAACGCTTGCAGTCAGAAAGGTCTTGTAGAACGCTTTGACTCCACCATCGGTGCAAGCACAGTGCTTATGCCGTTCGGCGGTAAATATCAGATGACACCTCCGGAAGGTATGGTCGCAAAACTGCCTGTACTTTCGGGCGATACGTCCACGGCTACGGCTATGACGTTCGGCTGCAATCCGCACCTTCTCTCCTGGAGCCCGTTCCACGGCGCACTCTATGCCGTCGTTGAATCGGTAGCGAAAATGGTCGCTCTCGGCGGTCGCCGCGAAACGATCCGTCTTACGTTCCAGGAATACTTCGAAAAACTCGGCACGGATACGAAACGCTGGGGCAAACCGACAGCCGCACTTCTCGGCGGTCTTTATGCACAGCAGAAATTCGAGATCCCTGCCATCGGCGGTAAAGACTCCATGAGCGGTACGTTCAACGACCTCGATGTTCCGCCGACGCTCGCATCGTTCGCAGTCAACGTGATGCCTGCATCGCGTGCGATCTCGCCTGAATTCAAAGCGGCAGGCAACCGCCTCGCGCTCGTCAAAGCACGTATCGACGACAAAGATATGGTAGACTTTACGCAGCTCAACGCAATCTATGAACGTGTAGCAGACCTTATCGCAGACGGCAAAATCATTTCCGCATCGGCACTTCGCTTCGGCGGCGTGGCACTCGCGGCAACGAAAATGGCACTCGGCAACCGCATCGGTGCAGAGCTTACGGTCGCAAAAGAAGACCTCTTCGCTCCGCTCTACGGCTCGATGTTCGTAGAACTCGCGGCAGGCGAAACGACAGCTCTCTTCGACGGCCTTGATGCAGAAGTCGTTGACGCAGGTCAGACGATCGCAGAAGAAGAACTTCGCGCACACGGCTTCGTCCTTCCGCTCGCCAAAGCAGAAGCAGTCTGGACAGCTCCGCTCGAAAAAATCTTCCCGACGCAGGCAAAAGCAGAAGAAAAAGTTCCGACACTCGCACTTTCCGACAAAGTCGGCAAAGCACACAGCAATATCCACGTGGCAAAACCGCGTGTATTCATTCCGGTATTCCCGGGCATCAACTGCGAATACGACACGGCAAAAGCGTTCGAAAATGCAGGCGCACTTGCTGAAACATTCGTCGTGAAAAACCTCACGCCGCAGGCAGTCGAAGAGTCCATCGAAGCGATGGTAAGAGCCATCAACAAAGCACAGATCCTCATGCTTCCGGGCGGCTTCAGCGCAGGTGACGAACCTGACGGCTCGGGCAAATTCATCGCGGCAATGCTCCGCAACCCGCGCATCAAAGAAGCCATCACAGAGCTTCTCGAAAACAGAGATGGTCTTATGCTCGGTATCTGCAACGGCTTCCAGGCACTTATCAAGCTCGGCCTCGTACCGTACGGCAAGATCGTCGATCTCACGCCTGATATGCCGACGCTCACGTACAACAACATCGGCCGTCACGTATCGTGCATGGTACAGACGAAAGTCGTATCCAAGCTCTCCCCGTGGCTCAGCGGCGTCGAACTCGGCAGCACGCACTCCATCGCCGTATCGCACGGTGAAGGCCGCTTCGTAGCACCGCAGGCTGTCATCGACCAGCTCCGCGCCAACGGTCAGATCGCAACGCAGTATGTTGACTTTGACGGCAACCCTGCCAACATGATCCCGTTCAACCCGAACGGCTCCATGGAAGCCATCGAAGGTATCACGAGCCCGGACGGTCGTGTCCTCGGTAAAATGGGTCACTCCGAACGTCTTGGCACACACGTTGCCAAAAATATCCCCGGCGACAAAGATCAGCAGATCTTCGCATCGGGCGTACGTTACTTCTTATAA